From a region of the Corvus moneduloides isolate bCorMon1 chromosome 27, bCorMon1.pri, whole genome shotgun sequence genome:
- the ANK1 gene encoding ankyrin-1 isoform X16, whose protein sequence is MWAFLAQLLIALVLLAFFLVSCQNVMHIVRGSVRFLLKHAHRELDKELGESQGLADDEEALSARVVRRRVLVKGNEALHLPGEQVTEEQFTDDQGNIITKKIIRKVVRQLGPGDMGDRQEQEELILEGSLQEPQDLEAEDDHFMKYSILHRDGLGAKDHTSTPNH, encoded by the exons ATGTGGGCTTTCCTGGCCCAGCTGCTGATCGCTCTGGTGCTTCTGGCCTTCTTCCTGGTCAGCTGCCAGAACGTCATGCACATCGTCAGGGGCTCTGTCCGCTTCCTGCTCAAACACGCCCATCGTGAGCTGGACAAGGAGCTCGGGGAGAGCCAGGGGCTGGCGGATGACGAGGAGGCTCTCTCCGCCAGAGTCGTCCGCCGGCGCGTCCTCGTGAAG ggGAATGAAGCCCTTCATCTCCCTGGAGAGCAGGTGACTGAGGAGCAGTTCACAGATGATCAAGGCAATATCATCACCAAGAAG ATTATCCGGAAGGTGGTGCGTCAGCTGGGCCCTGGTGACATGGGTGACAGGCAGGAACAGGAGGAGCTGATTCTGGAGGGCTCCCTACAGGAGCCCCAAGACCTGGAGGCTGAGGATGATCACTTCATGAAATACTCCATCTTGCACCGGGATGGTCTGGGCGCCAAG gATCACACCTCAACACCAAACCACTGA
- the ANK1 gene encoding ankyrin-1 isoform X5, which yields MAQAAKQLKKIKDIEAQALQEQKEKEESNRKRRNRSRDRKKKRGHAPTTVDPLPSCCKQGSPEGMLEQESAVQADAATSFLRAARSGNLDKALDHLRNGVDINTCNQNGLNALHLASKEGHVKMVVELLHKEIVLETTTKKGNTALHIAALAGQQDVVRELVNYGANVNAQSQKGFTPLYMAAQENHLEVVKFLLENGANQNVATEDGFTPLAVALQQGHENVVAHLINYGTKGKVRLPALHIAARNDDTRTAAVLLQNDPNADVLSKTGFTPLHIAAHYENLSVAQLLLNRGASVNFTPQNGITPLHIASRRGNIIMVRLLLDRGAQIETRTKDELTPLHCAARNGHVRIAEILLDHGAPIQAKTKNGLSPIHMAAQGDHLDCVRLLLQYSAEIDDITLDHLTPLHVAAHCGHHRVAKLLVEKGAKPNSRALNGFTPLHIACKKNHIRVMELLLKTGASIDAVTESGLTPLHVAAFMGHLPIVKTLLQRGASPNVSNVKVETPLHMAARAGHTDVAKYLLQNKAKANAKAKDDQTPLHCAARIGHTGMVKLLLENNANPNLATTAGHTPLHITAREGHMDTALALLEKGASQTCMTKKGFTPLHVAAKYGKVDVAELLLAHDAHPNAAGKNGLTPLHVAVHHNNLEIVKLLLPKGSSPHNSAWNGYTPLHIAAKQNQMEVASSLLQYGASANAESMQGVTPLHLASQEGHADMVALLFSKQANGNLGNKSGLTPLHLVAQEGHVLVADVLVKHGVTVDAMTRMGYTPLHVASHYGNIKLVKFLLQHQADVNAKTKLGYTPLHQAAQQGHTDVVTLLLKHGASPNEISTNGTTPLAIAKRLGYISVTDVLKIVTEETDIPSVGDKHRMSFPETVDEILDVSEDEGTAHVTVMEEELIAPKPKTPDLRDQEGKREILEFMTTTTLEQTVESPAVLQVPCIPPETVVTRAEETEQVGPVETEAEQVSLLHAPSVSPQEPSKEFDEDSLIPSSPATETSDNISPVASPVHTGFLVSFMVDARGGSMRGSRHHGLRVVIPPRACAAPTRITCRLVKPQKLPAPPPLAEEEGLGSRIIALGPAGAQFLSPVIVEIPHFASYGRGDRELVVLRSENGSVWKEHRNRYEESYMDQLLNGMDEELESQEELDKKRVCRIITTDFPLYFVVMSRICQDCDMIGPEGGCLKSTLVPMVQATFPDTAVTKRVRLALQAQPVPDELVTKLLGNQATFSPIVTVEPRRRKFHRPIGLRIPLPPSWKDNPRDSGEGDTTSLRLLCSVIGGTAQAQWEDITGTTKLVYENECANFTTNVSARFWLADCPRTAEAVHFATMLYKELTAVPYMAKFVVFAKMNDAREGRLRCYCMTDDKVDKTLEQHENFTEVARSRDIEVVEGMPLHVELSGNLVPVKKATQPRTFLFQSFRENRLVIPIKVRDSSREASGSLSFLRKAMKYEDLQHVLCHLNISIPPCTKGSGSDERRRTLTPLSLRERYSILSETSFGSLSSTDKADQKMVDIAEQLGLSWAELARELQFGVDDINRIRVENPNSLLEQSIALLNLWASREGKNVKMENLYTALRNIDRGEIVNMLEGSGRQSRSLKGSWRYTDRDYSLSPSQMNVLPGYASLQDELLSPASLHYTLPSPLRADQYWNEVAIMDAIPMAATEQDALMEMSDMQVWSSGLTPSLVTAEDSSLECSKAEDSDATSEGRFPGQLLADAHGPDHMGSMDLVEDDTVDSDAMNGLIDLLEQEEGQRPEGKMPSGDHQPGTGEQDPESEVSFVSVQQKVQARIMTSPTFSHAVEKSADRLRDWNAEGSFISCLQDLTPGSWQEGVTRRLLPTHTTASGAQGQEQEQVLMPAMELMRISSAEDSDWQPQHPAGGWQEEADSRFFGQGNEALHLPGEQVTEEQFTDDQGNIITKKIIRKVVRQLGPGDMGDRQEQEELILEGSLQEPQDLEAEDDHFMKYSILHRDGLGAKDHTSTPNH from the exons AGAGGGCATGCACCAACCACTGTGGACCCCTTGCCTTCTTGCTGCAAGCAAGGATCTCCTGAagggatgctggagcaggagtCTGCTGTGCAG GCCGATGCTGCAACCAGTTTCTTGAGAGCTGCAAGATCTGGGAATCTGGACAAAGCCTTGGATCACCTCAGGAATGGGGTAGATATTAACACCTGTAACCAG AACGGGCTGAACGCCTTGCACCTGGCCTCCAAGGAGGGCCATGTGAAAATggtggtggagctgctgcacaagGAGATAGTTTTGGAGACAACGACCAAG AAGggaaacacagccctgcacatTGCTGCCTTGGCTGGACAACAGGACGTGGTCCGGGAGCTGGTGAACTATGGGGCCAACGTCAATGCACAGTCCCAG AAAGGCTTCACACCTCTCTACATGGCAGCGCAGGAGAACCACCTCGAAGTTGTGAAGTTCTTGCTGGAAAATGGAGCCAACCAGAATGTAGCCACAGAG GATGGCTTCACTCCACTAGCTGTGGCTCTCCAGCAAGGACATGAGAATGTGGTTGCTCACCTTATCAACTATGGGACAAAGGGTAAGGTCCGTCTGCCTGCCCTGCACATTGCAGCCCGCAATGATGACACTCGCACAGCAGCCGTGCTGCTGCAGAATGACCCCAATGCTGATGTCCTCTCCAAG ACTGGATTCACCCCTTTGCACATTGCAGCCCACTATGAGAATCTCAGTGTGGCCCAGTTACTGCTGAACCGTGGAGCCAGTGTCAACTTCACACCCCAG AATGGGATCACTCCCCTGCACATAGCTTCCCGCCGGGGCAACATCATCATGGTACGGCTGCTGCTGGACCGCGGAGCCCAGATAGAGACAAGGACCAAG GATGAGCTGACCCCTCTCCATTGTGCAGCGCGCAATGGACACGTGAGAATTGCAGAGATCCTTCTGGACCATGGGGCTCCCATTCAAGCCAAAACCAAG AACGGCTTGTCGCCGATCCACATGGCGGCACAGGGTGACCACCTGGACTGCGTACGCCTGCTCCTGCAGTACAGCGCTGAGATCGATGACATCACCCTGGACCACCTAACGCCACTGCATGTGGCTGCACACTGTGGACACCACCGGGTGGCCAAGCTGCTGGTGGAGAAGGGGGCCAAGCCCAACTCCCGAGCCTTG AATGGCTTCACGCCCCTCCATATTGCCTGCAAGAAAAACCACATCCGTGTGATGGAGCTGCTGTTGAAGACAGGTGCCTCCATTGATGCTGTCACAGAG TCTGGCCTGACGCCCCTGCACGTGGCTGCCTTCATGGGGCATCTGCCCATCGTCAAGACTCTGCTGCAGCGTGGAGCCTCTCCTAATGTGTCCAACGTG AAAGTGGAGACGCCCCTACACatggcagccagagctgggcacacaGATGTGGCAAAGTACCTGCTGCAGAACAAAGCCAAAGCCAATGCTAAGGCCAAG GATGACCAGACTCCTCTGCACTGTGCTGCACGCATCGGCCACACTGGCATGGTCAAACTCCTTTTGGAGAACAACGCCAACCCCAACCTGGCCACCACAGCAGGGCACACGCCCCTGCACATCACTGCCAGAGAGGGGCACAtggacacagccctggccctgctggagaAGGGAGCCTCACAGACCTGCATGACCAAG AAAGGATTTACCCCTCTCCACGTTGCAGCCAAGTATGGGAAGGTGGATGTGGCAGAGTTGCTGTTGGCACATGACGCTCACCCCAatgcagcagggaag AATGGCCTGACTCCACTGCATGTGGCTGTGCACCACAACAACCTGGAGATTGtcaagctgctgcttcccaagggGAGCTCCCCACACAACTCGGCCTGG AACGGGTACACCCCCCTGCACATCGCTGCCAAGCAAAACCAGATGGAGGTGGCCAGCAGCCTGCTGCAGTATGGGGCTTCTGCAAATGCTGAGTCTATGCAGGGAGTCACTCCCCTGCACCTGGCTTCCCAGGAGGGGCATGCAGACATGGTGGCACTGCTTTTCTCCAAACAAGCCAATGGCAACCTAGGCAACAAG AGTGGCCTGACTCCTCTCCATCTTGTGGCCCAAGAGGGGCATGTGCTGGTTGCTGATGTTCTAGTGAAACATGGAGTCACGGTGGATGCAATGACCAGG ATGGGCTATACCCCGCTGCATGTGGCCAGCCATTATGGGAACATCAAGCTGGTGAAGTTTTTGCTGCAGCACCAAGCTGATGTCAATGCCAAGACTAAG CTGGGCTACACCCCCCTGCATCAAGCGGCACAGCAGGGCCACACAGATGTGGTGACACTGCTGCTGAAGCACGGTGCGTCTCCCAACGAGATCAGCACA AATGGAACCACTCCCCTGGCCATTGCAAAGCGGCTCGGCTACATTTCTGTCACAGACGTGCTCAAGATTGTCACAGAGGAAACCGACATCCCG tCAGTTGGTGACAAGCACCGCATGAGCTTCCCAGAGACTGTAGATGAGATTCTGGACGTATCAGAGGATGAAG GCACTGCTCATGTCACAGTAATGG AGGAAGAGCTGATTGCACCAAAGCCCAAGACACCTGATCTCAGAGACCAGGAAGGCAAAAGGGAAATACTGGAGTTCATGACCACAACGACACTGGAGCAAAC GGTGGAGTCTCCAGCTGTCCTGCAGGTCCCCTGCATCCCACCTGAAACTGTGGTGACCAGAGCTGAGGAGACTGAGCAGGTAGGACCTGTGGAGACAGAAGCTGAGCAAGTCAGTCTGCTGCATGCACCCTCGGTGTCCCCACAGGAG CCCTCCAAGGAGTTCGACGAGGACTCCCTGatccccagcagccctgccacTGAGACCTCAGATAACATCAGCCCAGTGGCCAGCCCCGTGCACACAGG GTTCCTGGTGAGCTTCATGGTGGATGCCCGTGGTGGCTCCATGCGGGGCAGCCGGCACCATGGTCTGCGTGTGGTCATCCCGCCCCGTGCCTGTGCTGCACCGACCCGCATTACCTGCCGCCTGGTGAAGCCCCAAAAGCTACCTGCACCCCCACCACTGGCTGAGGAGGAGGGTCTGGGCAGTCGGATCATTGCTCTGGGGCCTGCTGGTGCCCAGTtcctcag CCCTGTCATTGTGGAGATTCCACACTTTGCCTCGTATGGACGTGGAGACCGTGAGCTGGTAGTGCTGCGCAGCGAGAACGGCTCTGTCTGGAAGGAGCACCGCAACCGCTATGAGGAGAGCTACATGGACCAGCTGCTCAATGGCATGGACGAGG agctggagagccaggaggagctggataAGAAGAGGGTCTGCCGCATCATCACCACCGACTTCCCTCTCTACTTTGTGGTCATGTCCCGGATTTGCCAGGACTGTGACATGATTGGCCCTGAGGGAGGCTGTTTGAAAAGCACACTGGTGCCCATGGTACAGGCCACCTTTCCAGACACTGCTGTCACCAAGAGAGTGAGGCTGGCCCTGCAG gcacagcctgtgcctgaTGAGTTGGTGACTAAGCTGCTGGGGAACCAAGCGACCTTCAGCCCCATTGTCACAGTGGAGCCACGACGGAGGAAGTTCCACCGCCCTATTGGCCTCCGTATCCCACTGCCACCATCCTGGAAGGACAATCCCCGAGACAGTGGTGAGGGTGACACCACCAGCCTACGTCTGCTCTGCAGTGTGATCG GAGGGACAGCCCAAGCCCAGTGGGAAGACATAACAGGCACCACAAAGCTGGTCTATGAAAATGAGTGTGCTAACTTTACCACCAATGTGTCTGCCAG GTTCTGGCTGGCCGACTGCCCACGCACAGCTGAGGCTGTGCACTTTGCCACGATGCTGTACAAGGAGCTGACAGCCGTGCCCTACATGGCCAAATTCGTGGTGTTTGCCAAGATGAATGATGCACGAGAAGGCCGGCTGCGCTGCTACTGCATGACTGATGACAAGGTTGACAAGACTTTAGAGCAGCATGAGAACTTCACAGAGGTGGCCCGCAGCAGGGACATTGAG GTGGTAGAGGGGATGCCTTTGCACGTTGAACTCTCAGGGAACCTGGTGCCTGTCAAGAAGGCCACTCAGCCCCGCACCTTCCTCTTCCAGTCCTTCCGGGAGAATCGTCTTGTCATCCCCATCAAG GTCCGGGACAGCAGCCGGGAAGCCAGTGGCTCCCTGTCTTTCTTGCGTAAGGCCATGAAATACGAGGACCTCCAGCATGTGCTCTGCCACCTGAACATCAGCATACCACCCTGCACCAAG GGAAGTGGCAGTGATGAGCGAAGGAGGACACTGACGCCATTGTCTCTGCGGGAGCGATACAGCATTCTAAGTGAGACCAGTTTTG gctctctgagcagcacagacaaGGCAGACCAGAAGATGGTTGACATAGCAGAACAGCTGGGCCTCAGCTGGGCCG AGCTGGCACGTGAGCTGCAATTTGGGGTGGATGACATCAACAGGATACGTGTGGAGAACCCCAATTCCCTTCTGGAGCAGAGCATAGCCTTACTCAACCTCTGGGCCAGCCGTGAGGGCAAGAATGTCAAGA TGGAGAACCTGTACACTGCACTGAGGAACATTGACCGCGGCGAGATTGTCAACATGCTGGAGGGCTCTGGTCGGCAGAGCCGCAGCCTGAAGGGAAGTTGGCGCTACACGGACAGAGACTACTCTCTCTCACCATCCCAGATGAATG TGCTGCCAG GTTACGCTTCACTGCAGGACgagctgctgtcccctgcctcCCTGCATTACACACTGCCATCCCCGCTGCGTGCCGACCAGTACTGGAATGAGGTGGCCATCATGGATGCTATCCCCATGGCTGCCACTGAGCAGGATGCCCTGATGGAGATGTCCGACATGCAGGTGTGGTCCTCGGGGCTCACCCCCTCGCTGGTGACTGCTGAGGACTCCTCTCTGGAGTGCAGCAAGGCTGAGGACTCCGATGCCACAAGCGAAGGCCGGTTCCCAGGGCAACTTCTAGCAGATGCTCATGGCCCAGACCACATGGGCTCTATGGACCTGGTTGAGGATGACACAGTGGACTCAGATGCCATGAATGGCCTGATTGACCTTCtagagcaggaggaggggcagaggcCAGAGGGGAAGATGCCATCTGGTGATCATCAACCAGGGACTGGGGAGCAGGACCCGGAGAGTGAAGTCTCTTTTGTTTCAGTTCAGCAGAAGGTGCAAGCCAGGATCATGACATCACCTACCTTTAGCCATGCTGTGGAGAAGAGTGCAGACAG GCTGAGGGACTGGAATGCAGAAGGCTCCTTTATCTCCTGCCTACAGGACCTGACACCGGGCTCCTGGCAGGAGGGAGTCACCCGAAGGCTGCTCCCAACGCACACCACAGCCTCCggggcacagggccaggagcaaGAGCAGGTCCTGATGCCAGCCATGGAGCTGATGCGgatcagctctgcagaggacaGCGACTGGCAGCCTCAGCACCCCGCAGGCGGCTGGCAGGAGGAGGCCGACAGCCGCTTCTTTGGGCAG ggGAATGAAGCCCTTCATCTCCCTGGAGAGCAGGTGACTGAGGAGCAGTTCACAGATGATCAAGGCAATATCATCACCAAGAAG ATTATCCGGAAGGTGGTGCGTCAGCTGGGCCCTGGTGACATGGGTGACAGGCAGGAACAGGAGGAGCTGATTCTGGAGGGCTCCCTACAGGAGCCCCAAGACCTGGAGGCTGAGGATGATCACTTCATGAAATACTCCATCTTGCACCGGGATGGTCTGGGCGCCAAG gATCACACCTCAACACCAAACCACTGA
- the ANK1 gene encoding ankyrin-1 isoform X17: protein MWAFLAQLLIALVLLAFFLVSCQNVMHIVRGSVRFLLKHAHRELDKELGESQGLADDEEALSARVVRRRVLVKGNEALHLPGEQVTEEQFTDDQGNIITKKDHTSTPNH, encoded by the exons ATGTGGGCTTTCCTGGCCCAGCTGCTGATCGCTCTGGTGCTTCTGGCCTTCTTCCTGGTCAGCTGCCAGAACGTCATGCACATCGTCAGGGGCTCTGTCCGCTTCCTGCTCAAACACGCCCATCGTGAGCTGGACAAGGAGCTCGGGGAGAGCCAGGGGCTGGCGGATGACGAGGAGGCTCTCTCCGCCAGAGTCGTCCGCCGGCGCGTCCTCGTGAAG ggGAATGAAGCCCTTCATCTCCCTGGAGAGCAGGTGACTGAGGAGCAGTTCACAGATGATCAAGGCAATATCATCACCAAGAAG gATCACACCTCAACACCAAACCACTGA